One window from the genome of Cucumis melo cultivar AY chromosome 12, USDA_Cmelo_AY_1.0, whole genome shotgun sequence encodes:
- the LOC103502940 gene encoding probable serine/threonine-protein kinase PBL5 — MGCFRCTGSSSKKSENIEQNNPNTFNSKTHKPDDRTPSDKAKVISNLVKRDSDVKVVVSKNDQLALDVKKLNLKDEVSEEGEANGRAKTFTFEELAAATGNFRSDCFLGEGGFGKVYKGYLQKVNEVVAIKQLDRNGLQGIREFVVEVLTLSLADHPNLVKLIGFCAEGDQRLLVYEYMPLGSLENHLHDLRPGAKVIDWNTRMKIAAGAARGLEYLHEKMKPPVIYRDLKCSNILLGEGYHPKLSDFGLAKVGPSGDKTHVSTRVMGTYGYCAPDYAMTGQLTFKSDIYSFGVVLLELITGRKAIDHSKPHSEQNLVAWARPLFRDRKKFSQMVDPMLQGHYPVRGLYQSLAIAAMCVQEQPNMRPVITDVVTALNYLASQKYDPQTQPNQNSQKRPSSHKMERGDDKRETSDNDGSERE, encoded by the exons ATGGGTTGTTTTCGTTGTACCGGTTCATCCAGCAAGAAATCGGAGAATATCGAACAAAACAACCCAAATACCTTCAATTCCAAAACCCATAAGCCCGATGATCGAACCCCTTCAg ATAAAGCCAAAGTTATTTCAAATTTGGTGAAGAGGGATTCTGATGTGAAGGTAGTTGTGTCTAAAAATGACCAATTAGCTTTAGATGtaaagaaattgaatttgaaaGATGAGGTTTCTGAGGAAGGAGAAGCCAATGGCCGTGCTAAGACGTTTACATTTGAAGAACTTGCAGCCGCGACGGGCAACTTCAGGTCAGATTGCTTCTTGGGTGAAGGAGGATTTGGCAAAGTTTACAAGGGGTACTTGCAAAAAGTTAATGAG GTTGTAGCAATTAAACAGCTTGACCGCAATGGACTTCAAGGAATTCGAGAGTTTGTTGTGGAAGTTTTGACTTTAAGTCTAGCTGATCATCCCAACCTTGTAAAACTTATTGGCTTTTGTGCTGAAGGGGATCAGAGATTGTTGGTTTATGAATATATGCCATTGGGTTCATTGGAAAACCATTTACACG ATCTTCGACCTGGTGCCAAAGTAATTGATTGGAACACAAGAATGAAAATAGCAGCAGGTGCAGCCAGGGGGTTGGAGTATTTGCATGAGAAGATGAAGCCCCCGGTTATATATCGTGATCTGAAATGCTCAAACATTTTGCTCGGTGAAGGATATCATCCAAAGCTATCTGATTTTGGATTGGCTAAAGTAGGTCCTAGTGGGGATAAAACCCACGTTTCAACAAGGGTTATGGGCACATATGGGTATTGCGCTCCAGATTATGCAATGACAGGCCAGCTGACATTCAAATCAGATATTTACAGCTTTGGCGTTGTTTTATTGGAACTCATCACGGGCAGGAAAGCAATCGATCATTCAAAACCTCATTCGGAGCAAAATCTTGTGGCTTGG GCTCGACCCTTGTTCCGAGACCGAAAGAAGTTCTCACAAATGGTTGATCCAATGCTCCAAGGACATTATCCTGTGAGAGGATTATACCAATCTCTAGCCATAGCCGCAATGTGTGTTCAGGAGCAACCGAATATGCGACCAGTTATAACTGATGTTGTAACAGCTTTAAACTACCTTGCGTCCCAGAAATACGATCCCCAAACTCAACCAAACCAAAACTCCCAAAAGAGACCATCTTCTCATAAAATGGAACGGGGCGATGATAAGAGGGAAACTTCAGACAACGATGGGTCAGAGAGAGAGTGA
- the LOC103502944 gene encoding uncharacterized protein LOC103502944, translating to MGNSKTNNKNKLEDSEKKSVSSPWSRPTSQQHQQQQRLTTFLGLKNTAVWIFLIVFIFYVLYSTNILTVDRREECSTTLDSSTEEHIQTLTNISSTNINNSSKFLRVDDDEEEEKRILEPVPLPLRLPRYDTQLKHIVFGIAGSSNLWVKRKEYIKLWWRPKETRGVVWLDKKVYAKRNEGLPEIRISGDTSRFKYTNRQGQRSALRISRVVSETLRLGMKDVRWFVMGDDDTVFMVENVVRVLSKYDHRQFYYIGSSSESHVQNIYFSYAMAYGGGGFAISYPLAKELEKMQDRCIQRYPGLYGSDDRIQACMAELGVPLTREPGFHQYDVYGDLLGLLGAHPVTPLLSLHHLDVVEPIFPRMTRVRALQRLFQSSNLDSSSIMQQSICYDKKRYWSISVSWGYVVQILRGVISPRELEMPTRTFLNWYRRADYTAYAFNTRPVTKHPCQKPFIFYMGTTRYDRTKKQTVGVYIRDKSRHPFCRWKMSSPDKIDSIIILKKPDPYRWQKSPRRDCCRVLPSHKPSTLYLSVGNCRGAEISEVDR from the exons ATGGGAAACAGCAAAACCAACAACAAGAACAAACTTGAAGATTCGGAAAAGAAGTCTGTCTCTTCGCCTTGGTCTCGACCTACTTCGCAGCAgcatcaacaacaacaacgtTTGACAACTTTTCTAGGACTCAAAAACACTGCTGTTTGGATTTTCCTCATCGTCTTCATTTTCTATGTTTTGTACTCGACCAACATCCTCACTGTCGATCGCCGTGAAGAATGCTCGACGACCTTAGACTCCTCGACCGAAGAACATATACAAACACTCACTAATATCTCTTCAACCAACATCAACAACAGTAGCAAATTTCTCCGAGTTGATGATgacgaggaagaagaaaaaaggataCTTGAGCCAGTACCTCTTCCTTTAAGGTTGCCACGCTATGACACACAGCTAAAACACATCGTTTTCGGGATCGCAGGCTCCTCGAATTTATGGGTGAAGAGGAAAGAATACATAAAGTTATGGTGGAGGCCAAAGGAAACTAGAGGGGTTGTTTGGTTGGATAAAAAAGTTTATGCTAAAAGAAATGAAGGGTTACCCGAAATTCGGATATCGGGCGACACGTCACGGTTCAAGTACACAAACCGCCAAGGACAAAGATCTGCATTACGGATTTCGAGAGTTGTTTCTGAGACTTTGAGGTTGGGGATGAAGGATGTTAGATGGTTTGTAATGGGGGATGATGATACAGTTTTTATGGTGGAGAATGTTGTGAGGGTTTTATCTAAGTATGATCACAGGCAATTTTATTACATTGGGAGCTCATCTGAAAGCCATGTTCAAAACATTTACTTTTCTTATGCAATGGCTTATGGTGGTGGAGGATTTGCTATAAGTTATCCATTAGCCAAAGAATTAGAGAAGATGCAAGATAGATGCATTCAaag GTACCCTGGATTGTATGGAAGTGATGATAGAATTCAAGCTTGTATGGCTGAGCTTGGAGTGCCACTCACAAGAGAACCTGGATTTCATCAG TATGATGTATATGGAGATCTATTGGGACTTTTAGGGGCTCATCCAGTGACTCCATTGTTATCACTTCACCACCTTGATGTAGTTGAACCAATTTTCCCTAGAATGACTCGAGTGAGAGCCCTTCAACGCTTATTCCAATCCTCAAATCTCGACTCCTCAAGCATAATGCAACAATCTATTTGTTATGATAAGAAACGCTATTGGTCAATTTCTGTTTCTTGGGGATATGTTGTTCAAATCTTGAGAGGTGTAATCTCACCTAGAGAGCTTGAAATGCCCACAAGAACCTTTCTCAATTGGTATAGAAGAGCAGATTACACTGCTTATGCTTTCAACACTAGACCAGTCACAAAGCACCCTTGTCAAAAGCCATTCATATTCTACATGGGGACTACACGTTACGATCGAACAAAAAAGCAAACCGTTGGTGTTTATATTCGTGATAAGTCTCGTCACCCTTTTTGTCGTTGGAAAATGAGTTCGCCAGATAAAATTGACTCTATCATTATCTTAAAGAAGCCCGATCCTTATCGATGGCAAAAG TCACCAAGAAGAGATTGCTGCAGAGTTCTTCCATCACATAAACCCTCCACTTTGTACTTATCAGTTGGAAACTGCCGTGGAGCTGAAATTAGTGAAGTTGATCGATGA